A stretch of the Massilia sp. W12 genome encodes the following:
- the hisS gene encoding histidine--tRNA ligase — MSEKKKAVKVNAVKGMNDMLPADAGLWELVENTVQSVVKSYGYQQMRTPIVEDTGLFVRGLGEVTDIVEKEMYTFIDSLNGDSLTLRPEGTAGAVRAVIEHNLTYDSPKRLWYYGPMFRHERPQRGRYRQFYQFGLEAVGFTGPDIDAELILLCRRLWDDLGLQDVELHLNSIGDASERAEHRAALIAYFEKHQDQLDEDAKRRLYSNPLRILDTKNPHMQKLVDGAPKLLDYLKEESRAHFEGVRAILDKNAVPYIINPRLVRGMDYYNRTVFEWVTTKLGSQGTICGGGRYDPLIEMCGGKPTPACGFAMGVERIIELLKEEGADFSQAQCDVYLVHQGAEAQSEAMVLGERLRDAGLDVVLHCAGANGMGNFKAQMKRADASGAAYALILGEDEIAKGVAAVKNLRGEQGEQQQAEVALEEVVEYVVDAIISDDAHEHLHLHP, encoded by the coding sequence ATGAGTGAAAAGAAAAAAGCGGTGAAAGTGAATGCCGTGAAAGGCATGAACGACATGCTGCCGGCCGACGCCGGCTTGTGGGAATTGGTGGAAAACACGGTGCAATCGGTGGTGAAAAGCTATGGCTATCAGCAAATGCGCACCCCGATTGTGGAAGACACCGGCTTATTTGTGCGCGGCCTGGGGGAAGTCACCGATATCGTCGAAAAGGAAATGTACACCTTCATCGACAGCCTGAACGGCGACTCCCTGACCCTGCGCCCGGAAGGCACTGCCGGCGCGGTGCGCGCTGTGATTGAGCACAATCTGACCTATGACAGCCCGAAGCGGTTGTGGTATTACGGCCCGATGTTCCGCCACGAACGGCCACAGCGCGGACGCTATCGCCAGTTTTATCAATTCGGTCTGGAAGCGGTTGGCTTCACCGGCCCGGATATCGACGCCGAATTGATTTTGCTGTGCCGCCGTCTGTGGGACGATCTCGGCTTGCAAGATGTTGAACTGCATCTGAACTCGATTGGCGACGCCAGCGAGCGCGCCGAACACCGCGCCGCCCTGATCGCCTATTTTGAAAAGCATCAGGATCAGCTCGATGAAGACGCCAAGCGCCGCCTGTACAGCAATCCGCTGCGCATTCTGGACACCAAAAACCCGCATATGCAAAAGCTGGTGGATGGCGCGCCCAAGCTGCTCGATTATCTGAAAGAAGAATCGCGCGCGCACTTTGAAGGCGTGCGCGCGATTCTGGATAAGAATGCCGTGCCCTACATCATCAACCCGCGCTTAGTGCGCGGCATGGATTATTACAACCGCACCGTGTTTGAATGGGTCACCACCAAACTCGGTTCGCAAGGCACGATTTGCGGCGGCGGGCGTTACGATCCCTTGATCGAAATGTGCGGCGGCAAGCCGACCCCGGCCTGCGGTTTCGCCATGGGGGTGGAGCGCATTATTGAATTGCTCAAAGAAGAGGGCGCTGATTTCAGCCAGGCGCAATGCGATGTGTACCTGGTGCATCAGGGCGCCGAAGCGCAAAGCGAGGCGATGGTGTTGGGAGAGCGCTTGCGCGATGCCGGCCTGGATGTTGTGCTACATTGTGCGGGCGCCAATGGCATGGGCAATTTCAAGGCGCAAATGAAGCGCGCCGACGCCAGTGGCGCGGCATATGCCTTGATTCTGGGCGAGGATGAAATCGCCAAGGGCGTGGCGGCGGTGAAAAATCTGCGCGGCGAACAAGGCGAACAGCAACAAGCCGAAGTGGCGCTGGAAGAAGTGGTGGAATATGTGGTGGACGCCATTATTTCCGACGATGCGCACGAGCACCTGCATTTACATCCCTGA
- a CDS encoding tetratricopeptide repeat protein — MAYDLEEQEQLATLKAWWNTYGNLVTWLLVLALAAFSGWTYYNNDKRSKALEAATLYQEMDAALNAKDAAKINRVAQDMQTRFAATPYAVMASLRAAKAAFDANDLKTAKSMLQWVVTHEKEGEALALARLRLAGVLLDEKAYDEGMKQLSAEFPPAFAAQVADRKGDILLAQGKTADARAAFEEALKKTGEKDALHQLLKFKLDALGGAKA, encoded by the coding sequence ATGGCATACGATCTCGAAGAACAAGAGCAATTAGCCACCCTGAAAGCCTGGTGGAACACTTACGGCAATCTGGTCACCTGGCTGCTGGTGCTGGCCCTGGCGGCTTTCTCCGGCTGGACGTATTACAACAACGATAAGCGCAGCAAGGCGCTCGAAGCGGCCACTCTGTATCAGGAAATGGATGCTGCGCTGAACGCCAAAGACGCGGCCAAAATCAATCGTGTGGCGCAGGATATGCAAACCCGCTTCGCCGCCACGCCGTATGCTGTGATGGCTTCGCTGCGCGCGGCCAAAGCCGCATTCGACGCCAATGATCTGAAAACCGCCAAGAGCATGTTGCAATGGGTGGTGACACATGAAAAAGAAGGCGAAGCGCTGGCCCTGGCGCGTCTGCGCTTAGCCGGCGTGCTGCTGGATGAAAAAGCCTACGACGAAGGCATGAAGCAACTCAGTGCTGAATTCCCGCCGGCGTTTGCCGCGCAAGTGGCGGATCGCAAAGGCGATATTCTGCTGGCGCAGGGCAAAACCGCTGATGCGCGCGCCGCCTTTGAAGAAGCATTGAAAAAGACCGGCGAAAAAGACGCATTGCATCAATTGTTGAAATTCAAGCTGGACGCCCTCGGCGGCGCCAAGGCTTGA
- the bamB gene encoding outer membrane protein assembly factor BamB, with product MKKNGLLLALCGVLSLSACSSLNPFADPPRNPPAQLSEFKPSMAVRQVWSYAIGSSGDYAFSPAQAGDSLFVAAADGALARLDVASGKAAWRIQTGQRLTGGVGAASDGNLVVVATEKGGLQAYDGQGKLRWSAQASSEVLSAPAVGGGLVAVRSHDNKITAYDAETGARRWQAQRIAPPLTLRNSGALTIDAGNVYVAMPGGRMLALSGQNGSVRWEVAVAEPRGATELERVTDLAGAPVLAGREICAVTYQGKLACYDRTNGQLRWSKEFSSDAGMSVDERFVFASDEKGSLSAFNREGKSLWRNDKLAWRRLSAPASIGRAVAVADYQGFIHFLSREDGAFLARLPGDGSPTPGMPLVANDRLILQTKNGAVLALAAD from the coding sequence ATGAAAAAAAACGGTCTGTTGCTGGCCTTGTGCGGCGTGTTGAGTTTAAGCGCCTGCAGTTCGCTCAATCCTTTTGCCGATCCGCCGCGCAATCCGCCGGCCCAGCTGAGCGAGTTTAAACCAAGCATGGCGGTGCGCCAGGTGTGGAGTTACGCGATTGGCAGTTCGGGCGATTACGCATTCTCGCCGGCGCAAGCCGGCGACAGCCTGTTTGTGGCGGCTGCCGATGGCGCGCTGGCGCGCCTGGATGTGGCTTCCGGCAAAGCGGCCTGGCGCATCCAGACCGGGCAACGCCTGACCGGCGGCGTCGGCGCCGCCAGCGATGGCAATCTGGTGGTGGTGGCGACTGAAAAAGGCGGTTTGCAGGCATATGACGGCCAGGGCAAGCTGCGCTGGAGCGCGCAAGCCAGCAGCGAAGTGCTGTCCGCGCCGGCAGTCGGCGGCGGTCTGGTCGCAGTGCGCAGCCATGACAATAAAATCACCGCTTATGACGCCGAAACCGGCGCCCGCCGCTGGCAGGCGCAGCGCATTGCGCCGCCCTTGACCTTGCGCAATTCCGGCGCGCTGACGATTGACGCCGGGAATGTGTATGTGGCGATGCCGGGCGGGCGCATGCTTGCGCTGTCGGGACAGAACGGCAGCGTGCGCTGGGAAGTGGCGGTGGCTGAGCCGCGCGGCGCTACCGAACTCGAACGCGTCACCGACCTCGCCGGTGCGCCGGTGCTGGCCGGACGTGAAATTTGCGCAGTCACTTATCAGGGCAAACTGGCCTGTTATGACCGCACCAATGGCCAGCTGCGCTGGAGCAAAGAATTTTCCAGCGACGCCGGTATGAGCGTGGACGAGCGTTTTGTCTTCGCCAGCGATGAAAAAGGCAGCTTGTCCGCCTTCAACCGTGAAGGCAAGAGCCTGTGGCGCAATGACAAGCTGGCCTGGCGCCGCCTGTCCGCCCCGGCTTCGATCGGGCGCGCCGTCGCCGTCGCTGATTACCAAGGCTTTATCCATTTCCTGTCGCGTGAAGACGGGGCCTTTTTGGCCCGTCTGCCAGGCGACGGCAGCCCGACGCCCGGCATGCCGCTGGTGGCGAACGACAGGCTGATATTGCAAACCAAAAACGGCGCAGTGCTTGCGCTGGCGGCAGATTGA
- the der gene encoding ribosome biogenesis GTPase Der gives MKPVIALVGRPNVGKSTLFNRLTRSRDALVADLPGLTRDRHYGEGRMGERPFLVIDTGGFEPVAKEGILYQMARQTKQAVAEADVIIFLVDGRQGLTPHDKTITDFLRKANRPVLLAVNKAEGMRYTSVTAEFYELGMGDPLVISSAHGDGVLDLLNLALDTVEGAQPPALEEAAPDEEEDLGRAIKIAVVGRPNVGKSTLINTLVGEERVIAFDMPGTTRDSIEIPFERDGRQYVLIDTAGIRRRGKVFEAIEKFSVVKTLQSISEANVAILLLDARQDISEQDAHIAGFILESGRALVVAVNKWDDLDVDQRDQIKMDLERKLDFLSFAKTHFISALRASGIGPLMKSVNGAYAAATAKLPTPKLTRALEEAVQKQEPKRKGSIRPKMRYAHQGGQNPPVIVIHGNALEAISEPYRRFLEKHFRETFSLVGTPLRIEFRSSKNPFVVEKK, from the coding sequence ATGAAACCTGTTATTGCATTAGTCGGGAGGCCGAATGTCGGCAAATCGACACTTTTCAACCGCTTAACCCGTTCGCGTGATGCGCTGGTGGCGGATTTGCCGGGCTTGACGCGTGACCGCCATTATGGCGAGGGACGCATGGGAGAACGCCCGTTTCTGGTGATCGACACCGGCGGTTTTGAGCCGGTCGCCAAAGAAGGCATCCTGTATCAAATGGCGCGCCAGACCAAGCAGGCGGTGGCCGAAGCGGATGTCATTATTTTCCTGGTGGATGGACGCCAGGGACTGACCCCGCACGACAAAACGATCACCGACTTTTTGCGCAAGGCGAACCGCCCGGTGCTGCTGGCGGTGAATAAAGCCGAAGGCATGCGCTACACCTCGGTGACGGCGGAGTTTTATGAGCTGGGCATGGGCGATCCGCTGGTGATCTCGTCCGCCCATGGCGACGGCGTGCTGGATTTGCTGAATCTGGCGCTGGACACCGTTGAAGGCGCGCAGCCGCCTGCGCTGGAAGAAGCTGCGCCGGATGAAGAAGAGGATCTGGGCCGGGCGATTAAAATCGCCGTGGTGGGCCGGCCCAACGTCGGCAAATCGACCCTGATCAACACCCTGGTTGGCGAAGAGCGCGTGATCGCCTTCGATATGCCGGGCACCACACGCGATTCGATTGAAATCCCGTTTGAGCGCGATGGGCGGCAATATGTCCTGATCGACACCGCCGGCATCCGCCGCCGGGGCAAAGTGTTTGAGGCGATTGAAAAATTTTCAGTGGTCAAAACGCTGCAATCGATTTCCGAAGCGAATGTCGCGATTTTGCTGCTTGATGCGCGGCAGGACATTTCTGAACAGGATGCGCACATCGCCGGTTTTATTCTGGAGTCAGGCCGCGCCCTGGTGGTGGCGGTGAATAAGTGGGACGACCTGGATGTCGATCAGCGCGACCAGATCAAAATGGATTTAGAGCGTAAACTCGATTTTCTCTCGTTTGCCAAAACCCATTTTATTTCCGCCTTGAGGGCCAGCGGCATCGGGCCTTTGATGAAGTCGGTGAATGGCGCTTACGCCGCCGCCACCGCCAAGCTGCCCACGCCCAAACTCACGCGCGCGCTGGAAGAGGCAGTGCAAAAGCAAGAGCCTAAACGCAAGGGATCGATCCGTCCCAAGATGCGGTATGCCCATCAGGGCGGACAGAATCCGCCTGTGATTGTGATCCATGGCAATGCGCTGGAAGCGATCAGCGAACCATACCGCCGCTTTTTGGAAAAACATTTCAGGGAAACTTTTTCGCTGGTCGGCACTCCTTTACGTATCGAGTTCCGCAGCAGCAAAAACCCGTTTGTAGTGGAAAAGAAATAA
- the hfq gene encoding RNA chaperone Hfq yields MSNKGQLLQDPFLNALRKEHVPVSIYLVNGIKLQGHIESFDQYVVLLRNTVTQMVYKHAISTVVPARAVNLSLDSEQE; encoded by the coding sequence ATGAGCAACAAAGGGCAATTGTTACAAGACCCATTTCTGAACGCCTTGCGCAAGGAACATGTGCCGGTCTCGATCTATTTGGTAAACGGCATCAAACTGCAAGGCCATATCGAATCTTTTGATCAATACGTGGTTCTGTTGCGCAACACCGTGACGCAAATGGTGTACAAGCACGCGATTTCTACCGTGGTGCCGGCGCGCGCAGTCAATCTTTCTCTTGACTCCGAACAGGAATAA
- the hflX gene encoding GTPase HflX, with translation MRAALVGVDFGKGEFAASLEELVLLARSAGAEPVTVVTAKRSSPDPAYFVGSGKAEEIGHAIADLQLNLVIFNHALSPAQQRNLEKLLQCRVLDRTSLILDIFAQRAQSHEGKVQVELAQLQHLATRLVRGWTHLERQKGGIGLRGPGETQLETDRRLLGERVKMLRAQLERLQRQRETRRRSRARNHTFSISLVGYTNAGKSTLFNTLTKAGVYVADQLFATLDTTSRKIYLNQEVGSVVLSDTVGFVRELPHSLVAAFRATLEETIHADLLLHVVDAASPVRMEQIEQVNLVLDEIGARDVPQILVWNKIDAAALEPAIERDEYGKIQRVFISARNGAGLDLLRAAIAEYASAHVEKVREAPQDPPLSHAHLT, from the coding sequence ATCCGTGCGGCCCTGGTCGGGGTAGACTTTGGCAAGGGCGAGTTTGCCGCCAGTCTCGAAGAGCTGGTGCTACTAGCGCGCTCAGCCGGAGCTGAACCGGTCACCGTGGTCACAGCCAAACGCAGCAGCCCGGATCCGGCGTATTTCGTCGGTTCCGGCAAGGCGGAAGAAATCGGTCATGCGATCGCGGATCTGCAGCTCAATCTGGTGATTTTCAACCATGCCTTAAGCCCGGCGCAGCAGCGTAATTTGGAAAAACTGTTGCAATGCCGGGTGCTGGACCGCACCAGCCTGATTTTGGATATCTTTGCCCAGCGCGCCCAAAGTCATGAAGGCAAGGTGCAAGTTGAGTTGGCCCAGCTGCAACATCTGGCCACCCGCCTGGTGCGCGGCTGGACTCACTTGGAGCGGCAAAAAGGCGGTATCGGCTTGCGCGGCCCTGGCGAAACCCAGCTTGAAACCGACCGCCGATTATTGGGCGAACGCGTCAAAATGCTGCGCGCCCAACTCGAACGGCTGCAACGCCAGCGCGAAACCCGGCGCCGTTCGCGTGCGCGCAATCACACCTTTTCAATTTCCCTGGTCGGCTACACCAACGCCGGCAAATCCACCCTGTTCAATACCTTGACCAAGGCCGGCGTGTACGTCGCGGATCAATTGTTCGCCACGCTCGACACCACCTCGCGCAAGATTTATCTGAACCAGGAAGTCGGCAGCGTCGTGCTGTCCGACACCGTGGGTTTTGTGCGCGAATTGCCGCACTCCCTGGTGGCGGCTTTCCGCGCCACGCTCGAAGAAACCATCCATGCTGATTTGCTCTTGCATGTGGTGGATGCGGCAAGTCCGGTGCGCATGGAGCAGATTGAGCAAGTCAATCTGGTGCTGGATGAAATCGGCGCACGCGATGTGCCGCAAATTCTGGTATGGAACAAGATCGACGCCGCCGCCCTTGAGCCGGCAATCGAGCGCGACGAGTATGGTAAAATCCAGCGGGTTTTCATCAGCGCCAGGAATGGCGCCGGACTGGATTTGCTGCGTGCCGCGATTGCAGAATACGCCAGCGCACATGTGGAAAAAGTGCGTGAGGCGCCGCAAGACCCCCCGTTATCCCACGCCCATCTGACCTAA
- the hflK gene encoding FtsH protease activity modulator HflK: MKRLSLSNWLGRLRIGRRAPFFAADGNRPGDGPPDLDQLWRDFNRRLSSMFGQGPRPPSGNNNEPAEIKGVGVGIGVVMVVAGFLWLSSGFFIVLEGETAVVLTFGKYSRTAPAGFNWRWPSPIESHQVVNVSRMRTVEVGYRRSAKNKEAKEALMLTDDENIVEVQFAVQYKLKNPSDWIFNNRETRDDDDSFLRQIAETSVREVVGKGKMDYVLYEGREKVAYDVSQLMQQILDRYKSGVQVVNVTMQNVQPPEQVQNAFDDAVKAGQDMERLKNEGAAYANDVIPKARGQAARMLLDAQAHRSRVVETASGDAARFKQVVTEYAKAPTVTRDRMYLETMQQVFNNVTKVMVDSKTGNNLINLPLDKLIQGAAADHAAQQAVRTQQAASGQQAPEQNVDVRARESRKADVRERESR, encoded by the coding sequence ATGAAGCGATTATCCCTTTCAAACTGGCTGGGCCGCCTGCGCATTGGGCGCCGCGCGCCCTTTTTTGCCGCAGATGGCAACCGACCGGGCGATGGCCCGCCCGATCTGGATCAGCTCTGGCGCGACTTCAACCGCCGCCTGTCCTCGATGTTTGGGCAAGGCCCGCGCCCGCCTTCCGGCAATAATAACGAGCCGGCCGAAATCAAAGGCGTAGGCGTTGGCATCGGCGTGGTGATGGTGGTGGCCGGGTTCTTATGGCTGTCCAGCGGCTTTTTCATCGTGCTCGAAGGCGAAACCGCCGTGGTGCTGACCTTTGGCAAATACAGCCGCACTGCGCCCGCCGGTTTCAACTGGCGCTGGCCCAGCCCGATTGAAAGCCATCAGGTGGTGAATGTTTCCAGAATGCGCACGGTGGAAGTCGGTTACCGCCGCAGCGCCAAGAATAAGGAAGCGAAAGAAGCGCTGATGTTGACAGATGATGAAAACATCGTCGAAGTCCAATTCGCCGTCCAATACAAATTGAAAAACCCCTCAGACTGGATCTTCAATAACCGCGAAACGCGCGACGATGATGACAGCTTCCTGCGCCAGATCGCCGAAACCTCGGTGCGCGAGGTGGTGGGCAAAGGCAAGATGGACTATGTGCTGTACGAAGGGCGTGAAAAAGTCGCCTACGACGTCAGCCAGCTGATGCAGCAGATTCTTGACCGCTACAAGAGCGGCGTGCAGGTGGTCAACGTCACCATGCAAAACGTGCAGCCGCCTGAGCAGGTGCAAAACGCCTTCGATGATGCGGTGAAAGCAGGGCAGGACATGGAGCGTTTGAAAAACGAAGGCGCGGCCTACGCCAACGACGTGATCCCGAAAGCGCGCGGGCAGGCCGCCCGTATGCTGCTCGATGCGCAAGCGCACCGCTCGCGCGTGGTCGAAACCGCCAGCGGTGATGCCGCCCGCTTCAAGCAAGTGGTGACCGAATACGCCAAGGCGCCGACCGTCACGCGCGACCGCATGTATTTGGAAACCATGCAACAAGTCTTCAATAATGTCACCAAGGTCATGGTGGACAGCAAGACCGGCAATAATTTGATCAATTTGCCGCTGGATAAACTGATTCAAGGCGCGGCTGCAGACCATGCGGCGCAGCAGGCGGTGCGCACCCAGCAAGCTGCCAGCGGCCAGCAGGCGCCGGAACAAAATGTTGATGTGCGCGCGCGCGAATCGCGTAAAGCCGATGTGCGTGAACGGGAGAGCCGCTGA
- the hflC gene encoding protease modulator HflC → MNRLISHLITLGLVLMLVYSCMFVVDQRQYVIVFALGEAKRVITEPGLNFKLPPPFQNTVSLDKRIRTIDNTDADRFITAEKKNIVVDSFVKWRITEPRQFFVSFGVDEKRAEDRMSQIVKAALNEEITKRNVRDVISGERGKVMDALRKKVSEEARQIGVEIVDVRLKRVDYVDQINTSVYERMKAERVKVANEKRSTGVAESEKLRAEADRKRTEILAEAYREAETIRGEGDAKATQIYGDAFGQNPEFYKFYRSLEAYRASFRGHGDVMVIDSNSDFFKYFRGTNGAGEASAKKK, encoded by the coding sequence ATGAACCGCCTGATTTCTCATTTAATCACGCTCGGCCTGGTGCTGATGCTGGTGTACTCCTGCATGTTTGTGGTGGATCAGCGGCAATATGTGATTGTGTTTGCGCTGGGTGAAGCCAAGCGCGTGATCACCGAACCGGGCTTGAATTTCAAGCTGCCGCCGCCGTTCCAAAACACGGTGTCGCTGGATAAACGCATACGCACCATCGACAATACCGACGCCGACCGCTTCATTACGGCGGAAAAGAAAAACATCGTGGTCGATTCTTTCGTCAAATGGCGCATCACCGAACCGCGCCAATTCTTCGTCAGCTTTGGCGTGGATGAAAAGCGGGCGGAAGACCGTATGTCGCAAATCGTCAAAGCGGCCTTGAACGAGGAAATCACCAAGCGCAATGTGCGCGATGTGATTTCCGGCGAGCGCGGCAAGGTGATGGACGCTTTGCGCAAAAAAGTCTCTGAAGAAGCGCGTCAGATCGGTGTGGAAATCGTCGATGTGCGCTTGAAGCGGGTCGATTATGTCGATCAGATCAACACCTCGGTGTACGAGCGGATGAAGGCGGAGCGGGTCAAAGTGGCGAATGAAAAGCGCTCGACCGGTGTGGCTGAATCTGAAAAACTGCGCGCGGAAGCCGATCGCAAGCGCACCGAAATCCTGGCTGAAGCTTATCGCGAAGCGGAAACCATTCGCGGTGAAGGCGACGCCAAGGCCACCCAGATCTATGGCGATGCGTTTGGTCAAAACCCGGAGTTCTATAAGTTCTACCGCAGCCTGGAGGCGTACCGCGCTTCCTTCCGTGGCCATGGCGACGTGATGGTGATCGACAGCAACTCTGACTTCTTCAAGTATTTCAGAGGCACGAATGGCGCAGGCGAAGCCTCCGCTAAGAAGAAATAA
- a CDS encoding ATP phosphoribosyltransferase regulatory subunit produces MPNWLLPENIADVLPSEARKIEELRRAMLDKFRSYGYELVLPPLLEYLDSLLAGAGEDTDLRTFKLVDQMSGRTLGLRPDMTIQVARIDAHLLNRQSITRLCYVGSVLHTRPSGLHATREPLQIGAELYGHAGLEADAEIQELALASLRLAGVTEMRIDLCHVGILRALLQQDPAAAAQRSQIISLLRAKDIPGLLELGRSFLPQTRAALLALPELYGDLRILPQARAQLPALPAIAKALDELEALARSASPARVTLDLADLQGYQYESGVTFAIYVPGLPNAVARGGRYDHVGEAFGRARPATGFSLDLRELARLLPGAVRKSSIRAPWDEDPALRATVRELRAAGEIVIQSLPGHENEQEEFDCDRTLVRARDGNWILTNQEN; encoded by the coding sequence ATGCCGAATTGGCTGCTCCCAGAAAATATTGCCGATGTTTTGCCATCGGAGGCGCGCAAAATTGAAGAATTGCGCCGCGCCATGCTCGACAAGTTCCGCTCTTATGGCTATGAGCTGGTCTTGCCGCCCCTGCTGGAATACCTCGATTCACTGTTGGCCGGCGCGGGTGAAGACACCGATTTGCGCACCTTCAAACTGGTCGATCAAATGTCCGGGCGCACCCTCGGCTTGCGGCCGGACATGACGATCCAGGTGGCGCGCATCGACGCCCATCTGCTCAACCGCCAATCCATCACCCGCCTGTGCTATGTCGGCAGCGTATTGCATACCCGTCCCTCGGGGCTGCACGCGACGCGCGAACCGCTGCAAATCGGCGCCGAATTGTACGGCCACGCCGGCCTGGAGGCGGATGCTGAAATTCAAGAACTGGCGCTGGCCTCGCTGCGTTTAGCGGGCGTGACAGAAATGCGCATCGATTTGTGCCACGTCGGCATTTTGCGCGCGCTCTTGCAACAAGACCCGGCCGCCGCCGCGCAGCGCAGCCAGATCATCAGCCTGTTGCGCGCCAAAGACATTCCCGGCCTGCTGGAATTGGGCCGCAGCTTCCTGCCGCAAACCCGCGCCGCCTTGCTCGCACTGCCTGAGCTGTATGGCGATTTGCGCATTTTGCCGCAAGCGCGCGCGCAACTGCCGGCGCTGCCGGCGATCGCCAAAGCGCTGGATGAGCTGGAAGCCCTGGCGCGCAGCGCAAGCCCGGCCCGCGTCACGCTTGATTTAGCCGACCTGCAAGGCTATCAATATGAAAGCGGCGTCACCTTTGCGATCTATGTGCCGGGCTTGCCCAACGCAGTCGCACGCGGCGGCCGTTACGACCATGTCGGCGAAGCATTCGGGCGCGCCCGTCCGGCCACCGGCTTTTCGCTGGATTTGCGCGAATTGGCGCGGCTCTTGCCGGGCGCCGTGCGCAAATCCTCGATCCGCGCGCCGTGGGACGAAGACCCGGCCCTGCGCGCCACCGTGCGCGAATTGCGCGCCGCCGGCGAAATCGTGATCCAGTCTCTGCCTGGACACGAGAATGAACAGGAAGAATTTGATTGCGACCGTACGCTGGTGCGTGCGCGCGATGGCAACTGGATACTCACTAACCAGGAAAACTGA
- a CDS encoding adenylosuccinate synthase codes for MSHPNKAKNVVVIGTQWGDEGKGKVVDWLTDHAQGVVRFQGGHNAGHTLVIGGQKTALQLIPSGIMRAGVACYIGNGVVLSVPDVLREIDKLQAAGVEVESRLKISEACPVILPYHLALDAAREAARGEAKIGTTGKGIGPAYEDKVARRAIRVADLLNESRFIEKLRDNLDYHNFVLTQYLKAAALDVQKVADDALALVPRIKHMVTDVSSALYAAHKGGANLLFEGAQGSLLDVDHGTYPFVTSSNCVAGNAAAGAGVGPNMLHYVLGITKAYTTRVGGGPFPSELPTDQGVGKHLSSIGHEFGVVTGRARRCGWFDAALLRRSVQINGVSGICLTKLDVLDGLPSLKLCTGYKLDGREVDIFPVGAEEAARCEPIYEEMPGWTEATVGKKSMDELPANARAYVARIEELIGVPIDMVSTGPDREETIVLRHPFK; via the coding sequence ATGTCACATCCTAACAAAGCAAAGAATGTGGTCGTCATCGGCACCCAATGGGGCGATGAAGGCAAGGGTAAAGTCGTTGATTGGCTGACTGATCACGCACAAGGCGTGGTGCGCTTCCAGGGCGGCCACAATGCCGGCCATACCTTGGTGATCGGCGGGCAGAAAACCGCCCTGCAATTGATTCCTTCCGGCATCATGCGCGCCGGCGTGGCCTGCTATATCGGCAATGGTGTGGTGTTATCTGTGCCTGACGTGCTGCGCGAAATCGACAAGCTGCAAGCCGCCGGGGTGGAAGTGGAATCGCGCCTGAAGATTTCCGAAGCCTGCCCGGTGATTCTGCCTTACCACCTGGCGCTGGATGCGGCGCGCGAAGCCGCACGCGGCGAAGCCAAGATCGGCACCACCGGCAAGGGCATCGGCCCGGCTTATGAAGACAAAGTGGCGCGCCGCGCGATCCGCGTCGCCGACTTGCTGAATGAATCCCGCTTTATCGAAAAACTGCGCGACAACCTGGACTACCACAATTTCGTGCTGACCCAATATCTGAAAGCGGCTGCGCTGGATGTGCAAAAAGTGGCGGATGACGCGCTGGCTTTAGTGCCGCGCATCAAGCACATGGTGACAGACGTTTCGAGCGCACTGTACGCTGCGCACAAAGGCGGCGCGAATCTGCTGTTTGAAGGCGCGCAAGGCAGCCTGCTCGACGTCGATCACGGCACCTATCCCTTCGTCACCTCCAGCAACTGCGTGGCCGGCAATGCCGCCGCCGGCGCCGGCGTTGGCCCGAATATGTTGCATTACGTGCTGGGCATCACCAAGGCTTATACCACCCGTGTCGGCGGCGGCCCCTTCCCGTCCGAATTGCCGACTGATCAGGGCGTCGGCAAACACCTGTCTTCCATCGGCCATGAATTTGGCGTGGTGACAGGCCGTGCGCGCCGCTGCGGCTGGTTTGACGCCGCCTTGCTGCGCCGCTCGGTGCAAATCAATGGCGTGTCCGGGATTTGCTTGACCAAGCTCGACGTATTGGACGGCCTGCCCAGCCTGAAGCTGTGCACCGGCTACAAACTGGATGGCCGTGAAGTCGATATCTTCCCGGTCGGTGCGGAAGAAGCCGCGCGCTGCGAACCGATTTATGAAGAAATGCCGGGCTGGACTGAAGCCACCGTGGGCAAGAAGAGCATGGACGAATTGCCGGCCAATGCGCGCGCCTACGTTGCCCGCATCGAAGAATTGATCGGCGTGCCGATCGACATGGTTTCCACCGGCCCAGACCGGGAAGAAACCATCGTCTTGCGTCACCCCTTTAAGTGA